ACAGGACGAAGAACTGTGTGGCGCTCGCATGCGAATTTGCCACCGACAGGCCGGAGCAGCTGATCGATTCATTCCAAAAACTCGTCGAAAAGTACACACTCTCCGACGAAACCGGTCTTGCCATCTTCAGGGGATTCGACCCGTCCCCGCTTGAAGGATACGGTAAGTCCGTCAAGGCAGGAGAGGTTACTATGGCCGATCTCGATAAGATAAGGAAATATCTCGATATCAGGATCGAAGGCCGCGGAATTATCGGCGCCGCCGCTGCCATCCCGTATTACACCCGCTACGAGGAGGCGCTCAGCATATGAACAGGACCGGACTCAAGGCCGCACTGCTCGAAGTTGGAACCGCAAGGGTCACAGGCATGCCAGTCGATCTTTCGGACGGATCACACGCAGGACCGGGTGCAGGTGGCACGGGTTCGGTTTTTTTTTCGTTTGACGGAATACTCGTCAGACTTTCGATTGATAATGGCAGCAAGGTAACGATCGAGCATATCGGCGACGGGAATGCGGTCCTCCATTTCGGCGACATCATACAGGAAGGAGTAATCGAACCTGTCGCACTCCACTGCCCCCGGCAGGCCTACATAACGATAAGCGAGGGCTGCATCTTCAAATGCCGTTACTGCAACGTTCCCTTCCAGGAGCAGAAGATCAAGACCCCGGAAGAAGTGGTTTCGATGATCGAAGAGGTCGCAGACGATATCGACTGCATATCCCTGACATCCGGCGTCATCGGATCTCCTGAAGAGGACGAGGAAAGGGTTCTCGAAATCATCAGGAAGGTAAAGAAATTCAGTCTCCCGGTCGGGGTCTCTACCTATCCTCTGCCGGGAACTCCCGGAAGGCTTCACGACCTCGGCGTCGCGGAGGTCAAATTCAATCTCGAAGCCGCAACACCCGAACTCTTTTCTGAGATGTGCCCCGGACAGGACAGGAACCGGATACTCGCGGCGCTGAAGGAGTCTGTCGAATTATTCGGTAAGAACCATGTCTTCTCAAACATCATTCTCGGCCTCGGGGAAACCGATGACGAGATGAAGACCTGCATAAAGGAACTCTGCGAAGCGGGTATCATCCCGGTAATCAGACCGCTGAACCCGAAGGCGGAACTCAGTGACTTCCCCCGTCCTTCGGCGGAACGAATCATGAACATCTTCGAATACCATAAAGCCCGGCTGAAAGAGAACGGACTCGACCCGGCAAAAGCAATGACAATGTGTGTTGCATGCACGGGCTGCGACCTCACCCCCGGGAGGGACGAGTGATGAAAATAATGACCGGCGAAGACCTCATCGTCGCCTCAATCGCGGTCTCAGCCGATACCGTCTATACCGTCCCCGGCTACCCGGTGACGTCGCTCGGGGACAAGACCGGAGCGGAGTTCGTGATCAACGAGAAGACCGCACTCGAGTACGCGATCGGCGACTCGCTCGCGGGAAAGAGATCTGTCATGATCGTCAAGAACGCCGGGATGAACGCACTCGCCGACCCACTCGTAATTACCACGACACAGGGACTGAGGAAGGGCGTCCTCATCATCGCGGGCGACGACACGGAGGCGAAGGGCTCGCAGAACAGGCAGGACTCGAGGTATTATGCGGAGGTCGCCGAAGTTCCGCTGGTAGAACCCGACGAAAAGAGCCTGCACATGGCGGTCGAATACGGGCTCTCGGCCTCGGAGAAATATTCGAGGATAGCGATTCTCCGGGTGACACCCCGTATCCTGGATGGCGAAGTTAAGAGAACTGTTGTTCCGGCGGGGAGAGAGGACGGAACAGGCAGCCTCGCAGATCCCCGCCTGACTATGAAAGGCCGCNNNNNNNNNNNNNNNNNNNNNNNNNNNNNNNNNNNNNNNNNNNNNNNNNNNNNNNNNNNNNNNNNNNNNNNNNNNNNNNNNNNNNNNNNNNNNNNNNNNNNNNNNNNNNNGGGATCGAAAATTAGGTGAAACCGGAAGGCAGTTCATTGCGGACCACAGGGGAGCGACACCGCCTCCGTTTACCAAAGAGCCGGAGACGATGGAATCGAGAGGCTACTCACGCGGACTCTGCCCGAACTGCCCCTACAAACCGCTCTTCGAAACCATCGCCGCGAGCGGGAGCGGAAGGGAGGCTATCTGCGATACCGGCTGTTCGCTGCTCGCCAAAAATCCGCCCTACAACTTCGGCATCGCCAACTACGGGCTCGGATCGTCCGTTGCGGTGGCGGCGAAGAGCACCGGCCTTGCACTTCTCGGCGATTACGCCATACTCCATTCGGGGCTGAACTCCCTGATCGACATATATCAGAAGAGTCTGCCCGTGCTCTGCATAGTCCTCGTGAACCGGAGAGCCGCGATGACAGGGATGAAGGCCGTCGCAGACATCGCCCCCTATCTTGACTGGGCGTCACCTGTGCGGCTGAACTGCGGGGGCGGGTCGATGGAGATCATCGCGGAGAAGCTTGAAGAGAAGAGAGAAAAGCCGGAGATTATTCTGGTCTACGGGCAGTGCCCGGAAGGAGAGAGTCATGAAGCAGTTAAATGTTGAGATATGCGACGTCACGCTGAGGGACGGGGAGCAGACCCCCGGAGTATCGTTCACCTGCCAGGAGAAAGTGAACATCGCCCGGAAGCTGGACGAGATCGGAGTGGAGGTGATCGAGGCGGGATTCCCGAACATCTCAGAACAGGAAAGAGCGTGCGTGAAGACGGTAAAGGGCCTCGGGCTCGATGCACGGATCTGCTGCCTTGCACGGGCGGTACGCGAGGATGTCGATGCCGCAATCGACTGCGACGTCGATCTCGTGAGCATCTTCTTCGCCACATCCGATCTCCACATGAGGATCAAGTACAAAAAGTCCCGCGAGGAGATGCTCGAACAGGCGCTCGGGATGGTCGATTACGCGGTCGACCACGGGCTGAACGTGCGATTCTCGGCGGAAGAGGGGTCGAGGACGGACACGGATTTCCTGAAGGAGATGTTCAGGCAGGGTGCGGAGAGAAAGGCGGCATATTCCAGCTTCGCCGATACGGTCGGGTGCATGACGCCGCTGGAGATCTTCAACATCGTGACCGAACTCAAATCCGGGCTGAAGAACCCGCTCTGCGTTCACTGCCACAATGACATGGGTTTTGCCAGTGCGAACACGTTCACTGCGGCACAGGCGGGGGCGTTTCAGCTCCACACGACGGTCAACGGGATCGGCGAGAGGGCGGGGAACGCAAGCCTCGAAGAGGTCCTCGTCGCCCTCCGGATGAAGAACGGAATCGAAAGATACGACCTCACGAAGCTGCAGGAGATCTCTAAGATGGTCGAAGAGTATTCGGGAATACAGGTCGCAAAGACGAAGGCGGTCGTCGGCGAACATGCATTCGCACACGAGAGCGGCATCCACATCGCCGCGATCCTCGAAGACCCGGCGACATACGAATACTTCATGCCGGAGATGGTCGGCGGCGAGAGGCAGTTCGTCCTCGGAAAGCACACGGGCAGGAAGGCTCTCGCACATGTCGTAAGCACCCTCGGCTGCGAACTTTCACCGGCGGAGACCGACTGGGTGCTCGAGCAGATCAAGGAGCGAAGTGCGGGGAAATGCTCTATCACTCCCGAGATGCTTCTGAATCTCATCAAAAGATCGAAGGAGTGTGCCTGAGGGAAATGGCGACATTATCGGAAAGACTGCTGGGGTCCCCCGAAGGTTCCTTCACGGATCTTGAACTTAGCAGGGCGTATGCTCATGACGGAACCGGCCTGCAGGCGCTTCTCTCCTTCCTTCGGATGCAGACGAAGGTCCGTTACCCGGAAAAGATCTCGATAATCTACGATCACATCGTCCCGGCGAACAACAGCGAGACGGCGAACCTCCAGCACGAACTCAGGGATTTTTCAAAGGAGGCGGGTTTCGACTTCCGCGATATCGGCGAGGGGATCTGCCACCAGGTGATGAGCGAAGGGGTGTGCCTTCCCGGCGAGGTCGTCGTCGGTGCGGATTCGCATACCTGCACTCTCGGTGCGTTCGGTGCTTTTGCGACCGGGGTCGGTGCGACGGACATGGCGGCGATCTGGGCGACTGGCGAGACATGGTTCAGGGTTCCGCAGACGACCGGAGTCATTCTCGAAGGCAGGCTGAAAGGACGGGCCGAACCGAAGGATGTCGCACTGACCTACGTGACCCGGCTCGGTATGGACGGTGCGACCTACAGGGCGATCGAGTTCACGGGAGAAGGAGCCGAAACGACCGAGATGGAAGGGAGGCTTACGATCTGCAACATGGCGATCGAGGCAGGTGCGAAGGCGGGACTCTTCTATTCGGACGATAAGACCGTGTCGTACCTCGCGGAGTTCGGGAAAGATGCGGCCCGGCAGGAGCCCGAGGACTGCACATATGCAGATGAGCTCTACCTCGATCTCGACGATATCGTCCCGTCGATCTCCGCACCTCACAGGGTGGACAATGCGGTTCCGGTCGATAAATACGAGGGGACGCCCCTCGACCAGGTCTTCGTCGGGACGTGCACGAACGGGCGTTACGAGGACCTGAAGCGTTTTGCAGATATCGTCAGGGGGAAGAAGATCGCAGTCAGGACGATCGTCGTCCCCGCCTCGAAGACTGTCCTCCAAAAATGCATAGAGACAGGTGTCCTTTCGGATATCGTCGCAGCAGGATGTTCGATCGGAACACCGGGATGCGGCCCGTGCCTCGGTGCACACATGGGTGTTCTCGGCGAAGGAGAGATCGGCCTCTCGACCGCAAACAGGAATTTCAAGAACAGGATGGGCGTCGGTGCAGAGTATTACCTCTGCTCTCCCTCGACCGCCGCTGCAAGTGCACTTAAAGGCGAGATCGCGAACCCGGAGGAGATCCGATGAGCGATAGTAATTCAATAAAGGGATCGGGCCATGCCGTCTGCGTCGACGACGATGTCGATACCGACATGATCATCGCGGGAAGATACCTGCGGACGAAGAACAAAGATCTCTGGGCGGAACATGCATTCGAGGACTACGACCCGACTATCGTCGGGAGGCTTTCGTGCTCGGTGATCGTCGCGGGGAAAAACTTCGGTTGCGGATCGTCACGCGAACAGGCCGCAGCGGCGCTTAAGGCCGCGGGTGTGAAGGCGGTCGTCGCAAAGTCCTTCGCAAGGATCTTCTTCAGGAACGCGATCAACCTCGGGATTCCGCTCTTCGAGGTCGCCGATTTCGAATGCCGGGAAGGAGACGAGGTATTCTTCGATCTCGAAGAAGCAGTGGTGGAGTGCGGCGGCCGGAGTTACGAAAGCGTCCGGCTATCGGACCGGATGAACGAGATTATCGCGGCCGGAGGACTTATCGAATATCTCGGGAGGAGGAAGTGATCTTTCCCCGGCACTGCAAGGAGGTCGGCTATGCCTCGGGAATGCCGCTCGGCAAAAAGGTGTACTTCCTGAGCAGGTACCTGATAGTCGAGACTGAAGGCGGATACGAGATCGGCGAAGTCCGGTTCGTTCCCGGCGGAACGGGGCTGATGAGGGATATCGAGGAGTATACCTGTCTTGCGGATGCTGCCGATACGATGGTCTGGCCGGAGAAGGTCATTCTTCATAACAGGGCGGACCTGATCAAAAAAGCCGCATCGACCGGGAAGAAGGCTGTGATTTTCAGGGGAATCGACGAGCACATGAGCTTCGTGATCGATCCCGATCCTTCGGTTCTCCTGAAGGTTCATCTCTACGATGCGAAACCTCCGGTCGCTGTTCTCTCCGAGACCGCGAAGAAACTCGAAGCTGCCGGACTCTTCGGGCAGGAGGAGATCGAGTTCGTTCACCACATCGTCGATATAGAGAAGATCGAGGCGGAGGTCTACCCGTGCAGGGCCGGGGGATTCGAGAAGACACTCGACAACGACAGGCCGGAGCAGGGGGAGAGGATCGCCGGGTGCCTGACAGCAAGGCAGTTTCTCGCAGAGGAGTACGGGGACGGCTTCGAGGTCATCAATACATGCCCCGCCGATCGTGCGGAAGAGGAGCCGTTCGTTGCAAGGTGCTGCCGCTCCGAGAGAGCCGGGAAAGTCGACGGGAAGGCAGGATGGATCGTCCACTGGGGAGCATCGCCTAAGGATATCGCCGATGCGGTCTTTGCAGTCGTTGCGGCATACAGGGAGAAGGAGCCAGGCGAATGAGGATCGCGGTTGCGCCCGGAGACGGGATCGGGAAGGAGGTCATCCCTGTCGCCCGCCGAATTCTTGAGATGCTCCTTCCCGGTGCAGAGTTCTTCGACGTGGAGCTCGGGTACGAGAAATGGAAGCGGACTGGTGCGGCCTGCACGGATGAAGATATTGAGTCCCTTAAGGATTCGGACGCGATCCTCTTCGGAGCGGTGACGACACCCCCGGACCCCTGCTACTCCAGCGTCCTGCTCAGGATCAGAAAGGAGCTCGACCTCTATGCAAATCTCCGGCCGGTTTGTGGTGACGGTTTCAATATTATGATCGTA
This genomic stretch from Methanolacinia paynteri harbors:
- a CDS encoding radical SAM protein, with translation MNRTGLKAALLEVGTARVTGMPVDLSDGSHAGPGAGGTGSVFFSFDGILVRLSIDNGSKVTIEHIGDGNAVLHFGDIIQEGVIEPVALHCPRQAYITISEGCIFKCRYCNVPFQEQKIKTPEEVVSMIEEVADDIDCISLTSGVIGSPEEDEERVLEIIRKVKKFSLPVGVSTYPLPGTPGRLHDLGVAEVKFNLEAATPELFSEMCPGQDRNRILAALKESVELFGKNHVFSNIILGLGETDDEMKTCIKELCEAGIIPVIRPLNPKAELSDFPRPSAERIMNIFEYHKARLKENGLDPAKAMTMCVACTGCDLTPGRDE
- a CDS encoding thiamine pyrophosphate-dependent enzyme; this encodes DRKLGETGRQFIADHRGATPPPFTKEPETMESRGYSRGLCPNCPYKPLFETIAASGSGREAICDTGCSLLAKNPPYNFGIANYGLGSSVAVAAKSTGLALLGDYAILHSGLNSLIDIYQKSLPVLCIVLVNRRAAMTGMKAVADIAPYLDWASPVRLNCGGGSMEIIAEKLEEKREKPEIILVYGQCPEGESHEAVKC
- a CDS encoding homocitrate synthase family protein, with translation MKQLNVEICDVTLRDGEQTPGVSFTCQEKVNIARKLDEIGVEVIEAGFPNISEQERACVKTVKGLGLDARICCLARAVREDVDAAIDCDVDLVSIFFATSDLHMRIKYKKSREEMLEQALGMVDYAVDHGLNVRFSAEEGSRTDTDFLKEMFRQGAERKAAYSSFADTVGCMTPLEIFNIVTELKSGLKNPLCVHCHNDMGFASANTFTAAQAGAFQLHTTVNGIGERAGNASLEEVLVALRMKNGIERYDLTKLQEISKMVEEYSGIQVAKTKAVVGEHAFAHESGIHIAAILEDPATYEYFMPEMVGGERQFVLGKHTGRKALAHVVSTLGCELSPAETDWVLEQIKERSAGKCSITPEMLLNLIKRSKECA
- a CDS encoding aconitase/3-isopropylmalate dehydratase large subunit family protein, giving the protein MATLSERLLGSPEGSFTDLELSRAYAHDGTGLQALLSFLRMQTKVRYPEKISIIYDHIVPANNSETANLQHELRDFSKEAGFDFRDIGEGICHQVMSEGVCLPGEVVVGADSHTCTLGAFGAFATGVGATDMAAIWATGETWFRVPQTTGVILEGRLKGRAEPKDVALTYVTRLGMDGATYRAIEFTGEGAETTEMEGRLTICNMAIEAGAKAGLFYSDDKTVSYLAEFGKDAARQEPEDCTYADELYLDLDDIVPSISAPHRVDNAVPVDKYEGTPLDQVFVGTCTNGRYEDLKRFADIVRGKKIAVRTIVVPASKTVLQKCIETGVLSDIVAAGCSIGTPGCGPCLGAHMGVLGEGEIGLSTANRNFKNRMGVGAEYYLCSPSTAAASALKGEIANPEEIR
- a CDS encoding LeuD/DmdB family oxidoreductase small subunit — protein: MSDSNSIKGSGHAVCVDDDVDTDMIIAGRYLRTKNKDLWAEHAFEDYDPTIVGRLSCSVIVAGKNFGCGSSREQAAAALKAAGVKAVVAKSFARIFFRNAINLGIPLFEVADFECREGDEVFFDLEEAVVECGGRSYESVRLSDRMNEIIAAGGLIEYLGRRK
- a CDS encoding DUF7714 family protein; protein product: MIFPRHCKEVGYASGMPLGKKVYFLSRYLIVETEGGYEIGEVRFVPGGTGLMRDIEEYTCLADAADTMVWPEKVILHNRADLIKKAASTGKKAVIFRGIDEHMSFVIDPDPSVLLKVHLYDAKPPVAVLSETAKKLEAAGLFGQEEIEFVHHIVDIEKIEAEVYPCRAGGFEKTLDNDRPEQGERIAGCLTARQFLAEEYGDGFEVINTCPADRAEEEPFVARCCRSERAGKVDGKAGWIVHWGASPKDIADAVFAVVAAYREKEPGE